In Eriocheir sinensis breed Jianghai 21 chromosome 29, ASM2467909v1, whole genome shotgun sequence, a single genomic region encodes these proteins:
- the LOC127004929 gene encoding hornerin-like isoform X31, which translates to MLAILTSLFPLLAIASGCGEVGPRAEVVCYSAAPAPPPSLDPCQCTVVVVEGAGLAHDLQLTSDADFTSYTALKTANPRLKIVVSLGGSNVKGETFALLTSSVEAVANFTQGAATFLEAHWLDGIEVDWRWPTNGKDKEDLTTLVKVLRLVLDQKVHNVSRRAVTEAVTEAVTEQQEEEEETTTFTPLQEDDESFGVDYSVLESGSEYEATVQPPVDEEDYLTTITTTTTTTETPTTTTATTIPNSTSSTTTTTPSTSTSSSGWTFERKRGGGRGGRIRGVVRRRPLNQVTPGDEKKDAEDAEDKGRLLMVTLAPNPEYIVKGYDLKELSKVVDYFTLPTHNLTLGEQHVTFHPARLMGVADLQNADSLVDLAAGLGVPLDHLILTVPATAMSFTLQDATLTTPRSPAADTPTYMSYSEACKVMSGGNWTVERDNDLTAPYAFDNLTWVAFDDPSSVKVKSKYALLRGLAGVALRDVDQADHEDTCGYGPYPLLSMIYTTFTELARSPRRTVLNSLVEDLTHSPSVPSDLRTSPFRIVRVVDRSGDITAIREYSSNTRYQCSRQGYYRDPDDCSNFYRCAKFNQYVDDFTVFEYACPRGLVFDDRWEVCAWPSAAPPCDGSSEIFPVPKQKFICPGEGYFTDPENCRWFFACLDHYGNGTYTQYEFRCPFGLAYDEDNYMCNWPWLVNGCGQNGVGYLDLAPGAAPVSVADVTGRRVYGKSIPTQQVPSQSLHGGSGDKAGCKECSGSVELSIGGKGVLSHEKGLIISPTLSNERLSYKVYKESIEFSGEKSQGGFGGSVSGGERSGERSQGGFGGRVSSGDHSGERSQGGSGSGVNAGGVAAVAFGSSLPQGPSFAGAKHTQDTAQHQGGSSGAASDRNAIKTPGTSPGYSYSAPSTAPLPSPVTEGYDNSQPRPSSTRTSSRGRPITSQGQPTGSRSGSGLGTSYSQPAAPSSSTRPSHGSQTSLRPSGGRPSTSRRPVTAAPGSGYSYAKPSVSAKPTPSRGRPTSRRPSSRRPTSSRPSSRRPSTSYPSPAPPTSGYSFPTPSTPFKPFPGEDVSSSSSSEEEPTRTTSSGYSYPTPSTSLTPGGGVTVSGQTPITSRPRVYPTPTPSTGYSHPEPPQSFGTLPPVPSPSGSVETGYRPTISSEESSEEGYSYSTPSRPLTTPRPRPTQPVATRRPRPSRPAATLPPPTTPGYSYEAPSLSFEPVRPFGSSESRETFQGVSDEVGIGATGGYSYQTPANPFLETKQPGFTPARPTPTPGYQTPRPSPTTRPQTPTYETPTRRPTPRPAPIPDSSSSEEGYSYRQPSVIFTVPGSSQSAEHSSSSSSEGGFAGYSYLPPSSDKSFNPFGSLGSGSHESSEGYSATGGSGHFGGSVQPSGGGSIHFGSGGSSHFSFGGSGDSGVSSGYRGSSGSGGQGGSGGSSHFSVGGSGGQSGSSESDEHRGSGSGGSSGFGGSGGQGGSGGSNGYSYSGGSSSFGGSGDGGSSESAEHRGSGGSSGSSHFGVGGSGGYSGSRGSSHFGSGGSGGGSSHFSIGGSGQSGSSGSADSGGSGGSGHVSSGGSRFFGTVGAGSSGSSESDEHGSRGGSSHFGTGGSGGRGGSSGGSSHFTFGGSGDSGSSESTEHRGTGGSSGYSGSNGGGGSRSRGGSGGSSGSSGSGGSGHFSFGGSGSRGGSGGSGGHSGSSESDEHRGSDGSESSGGSSHFSIGGSGGSGGSGGSGDQGGSGGSSGYIYSGGSSQLSFGGSSDSGSSESTEHRGSGGSGHFGGGGSGGSGGLSGSSHFSIGGSGGSGGRGGSGSRGGSRGSSGYSGSGSSGGSGHFSFGGSGHSGSSESDEHRASGGSSHFGGGGSGGSGGRGGSRVNGGRGGSGGSGSGGRGGSSDSGRYSGSSGSGGSGGSAGSSHFSIGGSGGSGGGGGSGGSGGSGGSSHFGGGGSGGSGGSGGSSHFSIGGSSGTGEIGGSGGRGGSGGSRSRGGSGGSGGYSYSGGSSQFSFGGSSDSGSSESTEHRASGGSGHFGGSGSGGSGGSSHFGGAGSSHLSIGGSGGTGGIGGSGGRGGGGGSGSRGSSAASSGYSGGSGSSHISFGGSGDSGSSESDEHRGSGGSGHFGGGGSGGSGGLSGSGGSGSAGSGGYSGSSGSGGSSHFSIGGSGGSGGRGGSGGSRSGGRGVSSGSGGYSGGSGSGGSGGSGGSRGSGGSSHFGGGGSGSSGGLSHFGGGGLGGSGGSGGSSHFSIGGSSGTGGIGGSGGRGGSGGSGGRGGSGGSGAYSYSGGSSDSGSSESTEHRGSGGSGHFGGSGSGGSGGSSHFSIGGSGSSGGGGGAGGLGSGGSVGYSGGSFSIGGSGGSGGSGGRGGSGGSGSGGSSGFGGSSGTGGSGHFGIGGSGGSGGSGGRGGSGDHGRSGGAGGVGNGGSSGYGGSSGSIGRSGGHGGIGGSGGRGGVGGSGGAGSGGSSGFGGSSGSGGSDHFSIGGSGGSGGSGGHGGIGGSGGRGGVGGSGGAGSGGSSGFGGSSGSGGSDHFSIGGSGGIGGSGGRGGVGGSGGRGGSGVSGSSGSGAYSGASGSGGSGHFSIGGSGFGGSGGHSGSSGGGGSGHSGAGGSGGSGGRGGSGGSGGYSGGSGHFGSLGSETRVGTGGSGSSSGGGSRFFGSSGSGDSGSSESAGHGGRGGSGGSGSGVGVGGGYGRGQKVSGSSSRRPLTGGPSLVAKLTGKRHKLERFGPGGRRDFDDTLGPEVCERAGLFRHPDTCDKFYECYWDRWVERFTLHVFDCPIAIVYDSGITACNWPFNGPPCED; encoded by the exons gTGCTAAGGCTGGTGCTGGATCAGAAGGTACACAACGTTAGCCGACGAGCCGTGACGGAGGCGGTGACGGAGGCGGTGACggagcagcaggaagaggaggaagagaccacCACGTTCACGCCGCTACAGGAGGACGatgagag CTTCGGCGTCGACTACAGCGTCCTCGAGTCCGGATCCGAGTACGAGGCGACGGTGCAGCCCCCTGTGGACgaggag GATTACTTAacaaccattaccacaaccaccaccaccaccgaaacaccaaccaccaccactgcaaccaccatccccaactccacctcctccaccacaaccacaactccATCCACCTCCACAAGCTCCTCCGGCTGGACATTCGagcggaagagaggaggaggaagaggaggaaggataagaggcgTTGTGAGGAGGAGGCCGTTGAATCAAGTTACCCcgggagatgagaagaaggatgCTGAGGATGCTGAGGATAAGGGGAGGCTGCTGATGGTGACCTTGGCGCCTAATCCTGAGTATATCGTGAAGGGTTATGACCTCAAGGAGTTGTCGAA aGTGGTGGACTACTTCACACTCCCCACGCACAACCTGACCCTGGGGGAGCAACATGTGACCTTCCACCCCGCGAGACTGATGGGCGTGGCGGACCTACAGAACGCC GACTCCCTGGTGGACCTCGCGGCAGGACTCGGAGTGCCCCTCGACCACCTGATCCTGACCGTCCCCGCCACGGCCATGTCCTTCACCCTGCAGGacgccaccctcaccaccccccGCTCTCCCGCCGCGGACACGCCCACCTACATGTCCTACTCCGAG gcGTGCAAGGTCATGTCCGGAGGGAACTGGACGGTGGAGAGGGACAATGACCTGACCGCGCCCTACGCCTTCGACAACCTGACCTGGGTGGCCTTCGATGACCCCAGCAGCGTCAAGGTCAAg agCAAGTACGCGCTGCTGCGAGGCCTGGCTGGCGTGGCGCTGAGGGACGTGGATCAGGCAGACCACGAGGACACGTGTGGATATGGTCCATACCCGCTCCTCTCCATGATCTACACCACATTCACTGAG CTCGCTCGGTCACCCCGCCGCACGGTGCTCAATAGTCTGGTGGAGGACCTCACCCACTCCCCCTCCGTGCCCTCAGACCTGCGCACGTCCCCCTTCAGGATCGTCCGTGTTGTGGATAGGTCAGGTGACATCACGGCCATCAG GGAGTACTCGTCAAACACTCGCTACCAGTGCTCGCGCCAGGGATACTACCGCGATCCCGACGACTGCTCCAACTTCTACAGGTGTGCCAAATTCAACCAGTATGTGGACGACTTCACGGTGTTCGAGTACGCATGTCCTCGTGGCCTTGTGTTCGACGACCGCTGGGAAGTGTGTGCCTGGCCCTCGGCGGCACCCCCATGCGACGGCTCTTCCGAGATTTTCCCGGTCCCGAAGCAGAAGTTCATCTGTCCGGGCGAGGGTTACTTTACCGACCCTGAAAATTGCCGGTGGTTCTTTGCATGCCTTGACCACTACGGCAACGGCACCTACACGCAGTATGAGTTCCGCTGCCCCTTCGGCCTGGCTTACGACGAGGACAACTATATGTGTAACTGGCCGTGGTTGGTGAATGGATGTGGCCAGAACGGCGTTGGCTACCTGGACCTTGCCCCTGGAGCGGCGCCCGTCAGTGTTGCCGACGTGACTGGACGTCGTGTGTATGGTAAAAGCATACCAACGCAACAGGTGCCATCGCAGAGCCTCCACGGCGGCAGCGGAGACAAGGCAGGCTGCAAGGAGTGTAGCGGATCGGTGGAACTGTCCATTGGAGGCAAGGGTGTGCTCAGCCACGAGAAGGGCCTCATCATCTCCCCGACCCTAAGTAACGAACGCCTTTCTTACAAAGTTTACAAGGAAAGTATCGAGTTCTCAGGCGAAAAATCTCAGGGTGGTTTTGGCGGCAGTGTGAGCGGCGGAGAACGATCAGGTGAGCGTTCTCAAGGCGGCTTTGGAGGAAGGGTGAGTAGCGGAGACCACTCAGGCGAGAGGTCTCAGGGCGGCTCTGGCAGTGGGGTGAACGCTGGTGGAGTTGCAGCGGTGGCCTTTGGGTCGTCCCTCCCGCAAGGCCCTTCGTTCGCTGGAGCCAAGCACACTCAGGACACTGCACAGCACCAAGGAGGGTCCTCAGGAGCCGCGTCTGACCGCAATGCCATCAAGACGCCTGGAACATCTCCTGGGTACTCTTACAGCGCCCCGTCAACCGCCCCGCTGCCATCCCCAGTCACCGAGGGCTATGACAACTCGCAGCCTCGCCCGTCCTCCACACGCACTTCGTCCCGCGGGCGGCCAATCACGTCTCAGGGGCAACCTACAGGTTCCCGCTCGGGCTCCGGATTAGGAACTTCTTACTCACAACCTGCAGCACCTTCTTCTTCTACCCGACCCTCCCACGGCTCACAGACATCACTGCGCCCCTCCGGTGGTAGACCTTCCACTTCCAGAAGGCCAGTCACTGCAGCGCCAGGAAGCGGATACTCCTACGCCAAACCCTCTGTTTCCGCCAAACCCACTCCCTCTCGTGGCCGACCAACCAGCCGCCGCCCATCCAGTCGTAGACCCACAAGCAGCAGACCCTCCAGTCGCCGACCTTCCACCTCCTACCCATCCCCCGCACCACCCACCTCTGGATACTCTTTCCCCACTCCATCAACACCCTTCAAGCCATTCCCTGGTGAAGACGTGTCATCGTCGTCTTCGTCGGAGGAGGAGCCCACAAGAACAACGTCCTCCGGTTACTCCTACCCCACGCCAAGCACCTCTCTTACTCCCGGCGGCGGAGTCACCGTCTCCGGTCAAACGCCCATCACTTCCCGGCCGCGGGTCTACCCCACGCCCACACCCTCGACGGGATACTCCCACCCCGAGCCACCCCAGTCCTTCGGCACCCTCCCGCCCGTTCCTTCGCCTTCTGGGTCCGTTGAAACTGGGTACCGTCCCACCATCAGCAGTGAAGAGTCCAGTGAGGAGGGCTACAGCTACTCCACACCCAGCCGACCACTCACCACCCCTCGCCCCCGACCCACACAACCAGTGGCCACGCGCCGTCCACGACCAAGCCGACCAGCCGCCACCCTGCCACCTCCAACTACCCCCGGGTACTCCTACGAAGCTCCCTCGCTGTCGTTCGAGCCTGTGAGACCTTTTGGGTCATCGGAGAGCAGAGAGACCTTCCAGGGAGTGTCCGATGAAGTAGGCATCGGGGCCACAGGCGGCTACTCTTACCAGACCCCGGCAAACCCCTTCCTCGAAACCAAGCAGCCCGGCTTTACCCCAGCCAGACCCACCCCGACACCTGGCTACCAAACACCCAGACCTTCACCGACAACACGGCCCCAGACACCCACCTATGAGACTCCGACGAGGAGGCCAACGCCCCGACCAGCCCCGATCCCCGACTCCTCGAGCTCTGAGGAGGGCTACTCCTACCGTCAACCGAGCGTGATCTTTACGGTGCCGGGCAGCTCTCAGTCTGCCgagcactcctcttcctcctcctctgagggTGGGTTCGCTGGCTACTCCTACTTGCCGCCGTCATCAGATAAGTCGTTCAATCCCTTCGGCTCGCTGGGCAGTGGATCTCACGAGAGTAGCGAAGGATACAGCGCGACGGGTGGATCAGGGCACTTTGGTGGATCTGTTCAGCCCAGCGGAGGAGGATCGATCCACTTCGGCAGTGGTGGCTCAAGCCATTTCAGCTTTGGTGGATCAGGAGACAGCGGAGTATCAAGTGGATATCGTGGAAGTAGTGGATCAGGAGGTCAAGGAGGAAGCGGTGGATCAAGCCACTTCAGTGTTGGTGGATCAGGAGGCCAGAGCGGCAGCAGTGAGTCAGACGAACACCGCGGCAGTGGCAGCGGTGGATCAAGTGGATTTGGTGGGTCAGGTGGtcaaggtggaagtggaggatcaAATGGATACAGCTACAGCGGTGGATCAAGCAGTTTTGGTGGATCAGGAGACGGCGGAAGCAGTGAATCAGCAGAACACCGCGGCAGTGGTGGATCAAGCGGATCGAGTCATTTCGGTGTCGGTGGATCAGGTGGATACAGTGGAAGCCGTGGATCAAGCCACTTTGGTAGCGGAGGCAGTGGTGGAGGATCAAGCCACTTCAGTATTGGTGGATCAGGTCAGAGCGGCAGCAGTGGATCAGCAGACAGCGGTGGAAGTGGTGGATCAGGCCACGTTAGCAGCGGTGGATCAAGATTCTTCGGCACAGTTGGAGCAGGCAGTAGTGGCAGCAGTGAATCAGACGAACATGGCAGCCGCGGTGGATCAAGCCACTTCGGTACTGGGGGATCAGGTGGCCGAGGTGGAAGCAGCGGTGGATCGAGTCACTTCACTTTTGGCGGATCAGGCGACAGCGGCAGCAGCGAATCGACAGAACACCGCGGCACTGGTGGATCAAGTGGATACAGTGGAAGCAATGGTGGCGGTGGATCACGGAGCCGAGGTGGAAGTGGTGGATCAAGCGGAAGCAGCGGAAGCGGAGGATCAGGCCACTTCAGTTTTGGTGGATCAGGGAGCCGAGGTGGAAGTGGTGGATCAGGAGGCCACAGCGGCAGCAGCGAGTCTGATGAACACCGCGGCAGTGACGGATCAGAAAGCAGCGGTGGATCAAGCCACTTTAGCATTGGTGGATCTGGAGGAAGCGGCGGAAGCGGTGGATCAGGAGATCAAGGTGGAAGCGGCGGCTCAAGTGGATACATTTACAGCGGTGGATCAAGCCAGTTAAGCTTCGGTGGATCAAGTGACAGCGGCAGCAGTGAATCCACGGAACACCGCGGCAGTGGTGGATCAGGCCACTTCGGAGGCGGTGGATCAGGAGGCAGCGGTGGATTAAGTGGATCAAGCCACTTCAGCATCGGTGGATCAGGAGgtagcggaggaagaggaggatcgggAAGCAGAGGTGGAAGTAGGGGATCAAGCGGCTACAGTGGAAGCGGTAGCAGCGGTGGATCAGGCCACTTCAGTTTTGGTGGATCAGGCCACAGCGGCAGCAGCGAGTCAGACGAACACCGCGCCAGTGGTGGATCAAGCCACTTCGGAGGCGGTGGATCAGGAGGCagcggaggaagag GTGGATCAAGAGTCaacggaggaagaggtggatcaGGAGGATCAGGAAGTGGTGGACGCGGAGGAAGTAGCGACAGTGGAAGATACAGTGGAA GCAGTGGAAGTGGTGGATCAGGAGGCAGCGCTGGATCAAGCCACTTCAGCATTGGTGGATCAggaggcagcggaggaggaggtggatcagGAGGATCAGGAGGCAGCGGTGGATCAAGCCACTTCGGAGGCGGTGGATCAGGAGGCAGCGGTGGATCAGGCGGATCAAGCCACTTCAGCATTGGTGGATCATCAGGAACAGGTGAAATTGGTGGTTCCGGAGGCCGAGGAGGCAGTGGTGGATCACGCAGTCGAGGTGGAAGCGGTGGATCAGGCGGATACAGTTACAGCGGTGGATCAAGCCAGTTCAGTTTCGGCGGATCAAGCGACAGCGGCAGCAGTGAATCAACGGAACACCGCGCCAGTGGTGGATCAGGCCACTTTGGAGGCAGTGGATCAGGAGGCAGCGGTGGATCAAGCCACTTTGGAGGCGCTGGATCAAGTCACTTAAGCATCGGTGGATCAGGAGGAACTGGAGGAATTGGTGGTTccggaggccgaggaggaggtggtggatcaGGCAGTCGAGGAAGCAGTGCTGCATCAAGTGGATACAGTGGAGGCAGCGGATCAAGCCACATCAGCTTTGGTGGATCAGGTGACAGCGGCAGCAGCGAATCGGATGAACACCGCGGCAGTGGTGGATCAGGCCACTTTGGAGGCGGTGGATCAGGAGGCAGCGGAGGCCTAAGTGGATCAGGAGGATCAGGAAGTGCTGGTTCAGGAGGGTACAGCGgaagtagtggcagtggtggatcAAGCCATTTCAGCATCGGTGGATCAGGAGGCagcggaggaagaggtggatcaGGAGGATCCAGAAGTGGTGGACGCGGAGTAAGTAGTGGAAGTGGAGGATACAGTGGAGGCAGTGGCAGTGGTGGATCAGGAGGCAGCGGTGGATCAA GAGGCAGCGGTGGATCAAGCCACTTCGGAGGCGGTGGATCAGGAAGCAGCGGCGGATTAAGCCACTTCGGAGGCGGTGGATTAGGAGGCAGCGGTGGATCAGGCGGATCAAGCCACTTCAGCATTGGCGGATCATCAGGAACAGGTGGAATTGGTGGTTCCGGAGGCCGAGGAGGCAGTGGTGGATCAGGTGGTCGAGGTGGAAGCGGCGGATCAGGCGCATACAGTTACAGCGGTGGATCAAGCGACAGCGGCAGCAGTGAATCAACGGAACACCGCGGCAGTGGTGGATCAGGCCACTTTGGAGGCAGTGGatcaggaggaagtggaggatcgAGTCACTTCAGCATCGGTGGCTCAGgaagcagcggaggaggaggtggagcaggaggattAGGAAGTGGTGGATCAGTAGGATACAGTGGAGGAAGCTTCAGCATTGGTGGatcaggaggaagtggaggatcaGGAGGCCGAG GTGGATCAGGAGGATCAGGAAGTGGTGGATCAAGCGGATTCGGTGGAAGTAGCGGAACCGGAGGATCAG GTCACTTCGGCATTGGTGGatcaggaggaagtggaggatcaGGAGGCAGAGGTGGATCAGGAGACCATGGTAgaagtggaggagcaggaggagtaggaaacGGTGGATCAAGTGGATACGGTGGAAGCAGTGGAAGCATTGGTAGATCAGGAGGCCATGGTGGAATCGGTggatcaggaggaagaggtggagtcgGTGGATcaggaggagcaggaagtggTGGATCAAGCGGATTCGGTGGAAGTAGCGGAAGCGGAGGATCAGATCACTTCAGCATTGGTGGatcaggaggaagtggtggatcaGGAGGCCATGGTGGAATCGGTggatcaggaggaagaggtggagtcgGTGGATcaggaggagcaggaagtggTGGATCAAGCGGATTCGGTGGAAGTAGCGGAAGCGGAGGATCAGATCACTTCAGCATTGGTGGATCAGGAGGAATCGGTggatcaggaggaagaggtggagtcgGTGGATCAGGAGGCCGAGGTGGCTCAGGAGTATCAGGAAGTAGTGGATCAGGAGCATACAGTGGAGCCAGTGGGAGCGGTGGATCAGGCCACTTCAGTATCGGTGGATCAGGCTTTGGTGGATCAGGAGGCCATAGCGGGAGCAGCGGTGGAGGTGGATCAGGTCACTCTGGCGCCGGTGGAAGCGGTGGATCAGGAGGACGTGGAGGGAGTGGCGGATCAGGCGGCTACAGCGGAGGATCGGGTCACTTCGGGAGTCTTGGATCAGAAACTCGAGTGGGGACTGGTGGATCAGGGAGCAGCAGCGGCGGTGGATCAAGGTTCTTCGGCTCAAGTGGATCAGGAGACAGTGGAAGCAGTGAATCAGCGGGGCATGGTGGTCGCGGCGGCTCGGGTGGCAGCGGGAGTGGCGTGGGCGTTGGCGGGGGCTACGGGCGTGGTCAGAAGGTGTCGGGGTCAAGCTCCCGGCGACCCCTGACAGGCGGACCTTCACTGGTGGCCAAACTGACGGGGAAGCGACACAAGCTGGAGCGGTTCGGGCCTGGCGGGCGGCGGGACTTCGATGACACGCTCGGCCCGGAGGTGTGTGAGCGCGCGGGTCTCTTCCGGCACCCCGACACATGCGACAAGTTCTATGAGTGTTACTGGGACCGCTGGGTGGAACGCTTTACCCTCCATGTCTTCGATTGTCCCATTGCTATTGTGTATGATTCAGGCATCACCGCATGTAACTGGCCCTTCAATGGTCCACCCTGTGAGGACTAA